One segment of Methylotenera versatilis 79 DNA contains the following:
- the nirD gene encoding nitrite reductase small subunit NirD, translating into MSNWVKVAPFEDIPKLGARVVRTKDSEQKEFDIGVFRTEDDRIFAINNSCPHKAGPLSQGIVYGDKVACPLHSWKISLVDGKAEEPDVGETACFNTKVEDGIVYLELKGQ; encoded by the coding sequence ATGAGCAATTGGGTTAAAGTAGCGCCGTTTGAAGACATCCCTAAATTAGGCGCGCGCGTTGTGCGCACAAAAGATAGTGAGCAAAAAGAATTCGACATCGGCGTATTTCGTACAGAAGACGACCGCATTTTTGCGATTAACAATAGCTGTCCACATAAAGCAGGGCCTTTGTCGCAAGGCATTGTGTACGGCGATAAAGTCGCTTGCCCGTTGCATTCCTGGAAAATTAGTTTAGTAGACGGCAAAGCGGAAGAGCCAGATGTGGGCGAAACCGCCTGTTTTAATACCAAAGTGGAAGACGGTATTGTATATTTGGAATTAAAAGGCCAGTAA
- a CDS encoding nitrate reductase: MDTLIKQTKSTCCYCGVGCGVIIHSLNDKIIDVKGDTEHPANFGRLCTKGSTLHLTAKLDNRLLYPEMRLTREAPRKRVSWDVSLDYLTEKFAQTIEKHGPDSVAFYISGQLLTEDYYVFNKLAKGLIGTNNVDTNSRLCMSSAVAGYKATLGADSPPACYEDIDHTNCLFIAGSNTAFAHPIIFRRIEDAKTKNPDLKIIVVDPRKTDTARSADLHLAILPGTDVALFNGLLHVMLWEGLLDMAFINAHTNGFDELKETLREYTPKMVADICGIKQSDIIQAAKWFGAGPTLSMYCMGLNQSIHGTDKNAALINLHLATGQIGKKGAGPFSLTGQPNAMGGREVGGMANLMSGHRDLDNAEHRAEVAKLWGIDSVPETAGKTAIEMFDAVKAGEIKAIWIACTNPAHSMPDLNNVLTALNNAELVVVQDAYNNTDTCAYADVLLPASTWGEKEGTVTNSERRITRVNPAVPPPAEAKHDWAIMVDFAQRLEKRLAKNTDLFAFNTTEDIFNEHRESTRGRDLDITGLSYGLLNENGPQQWPFKTGESQGLARLYADGVFQKPNGKAQFLNAVYKGTTDKTDARHPLHLLTGRLRDQWHGMSRTGTTAQLFNHVEEPAIQMNADDMMRRSIKNGDIVKVQNKRGSMVLPAQASTDVQPSQTFIAMHWGRQFMHGLGVNALMPPNFDKTSKQPELKHTAIKIEKLELPWRMTVMRAVSDLGMLQEIRALLPHFEYASCGLFSRESANGIGMLILRAAHADTPISDNPQMDLITQIDTILGMTDEMPLLNYNDAKRGISKRILVENDQVTGVRLMGETLAADWLKDVMSSGRFTDELRRWALAPVVTPPTGQKGRGKIVCNCLDVSQNEIIDNIELGADLLTLQAKLKCGTECGSCVPELKKLVQMHGKF, encoded by the coding sequence TTGGACACTTTAATCAAACAAACTAAAAGTACTTGTTGCTACTGCGGCGTTGGTTGCGGCGTGATTATTCACTCACTCAACGATAAGATTATTGACGTTAAAGGCGATACAGAGCATCCCGCCAATTTTGGTCGACTTTGCACTAAAGGCTCTACGCTACATTTAACCGCCAAACTGGATAATCGCCTGCTGTACCCAGAGATGCGCTTGACTCGTGAAGCCCCACGCAAGCGTGTTTCGTGGGATGTTTCGCTGGATTACTTAACCGAAAAATTTGCGCAAACCATCGAAAAACATGGGCCTGATTCGGTCGCATTTTATATCTCAGGCCAACTGTTAACCGAAGATTATTATGTGTTTAACAAGCTCGCTAAAGGCTTGATTGGCACGAATAACGTCGATACTAATTCACGTTTATGTATGAGCTCGGCTGTTGCAGGTTACAAAGCCACATTAGGCGCAGATTCACCGCCCGCGTGTTACGAAGATATCGACCATACCAATTGCCTGTTTATCGCTGGCAGCAATACCGCATTTGCGCACCCGATTATTTTCAGGCGTATTGAAGATGCCAAAACAAAGAATCCCGATCTAAAAATCATCGTGGTTGACCCACGCAAAACTGACACTGCTCGTTCAGCCGATTTGCATTTGGCTATTTTACCTGGCACCGATGTTGCCTTATTTAATGGCTTGTTGCATGTGATGTTGTGGGAAGGCTTGCTAGATATGGCCTTTATTAACGCCCACACCAATGGTTTTGATGAGCTAAAGGAAACTCTACGCGAATATACGCCTAAAATGGTGGCGGATATTTGTGGTATTAAACAGTCAGATATCATCCAAGCCGCTAAATGGTTTGGCGCTGGCCCAACATTAAGCATGTACTGCATGGGACTTAACCAAAGTATTCATGGTACAGACAAAAATGCCGCGCTGATTAATTTGCACTTAGCAACAGGCCAAATCGGCAAAAAAGGCGCAGGTCCGTTCTCTCTCACAGGTCAGCCAAACGCCATGGGTGGACGTGAAGTAGGCGGCATGGCAAACTTGATGTCTGGCCATCGCGACTTAGATAATGCCGAACACCGCGCAGAAGTCGCCAAACTGTGGGGCATTGATTCTGTGCCTGAAACTGCAGGCAAAACAGCGATTGAAATGTTTGACGCGGTAAAAGCAGGTGAAATTAAAGCCATCTGGATTGCCTGTACTAATCCGGCGCATTCCATGCCCGACTTGAATAACGTATTGACTGCATTGAATAATGCGGAATTAGTCGTCGTGCAGGACGCTTACAATAATACTGATACCTGCGCGTATGCAGATGTACTGTTGCCAGCAAGCACTTGGGGCGAAAAAGAAGGTACTGTCACCAATTCAGAGCGCCGTATCACGCGTGTAAATCCCGCCGTGCCGCCGCCAGCTGAAGCCAAGCACGACTGGGCGATTATGGTCGATTTTGCACAGCGTTTAGAAAAACGACTAGCTAAAAATACCGATTTATTTGCCTTTAATACGACTGAAGATATTTTCAACGAACACCGCGAATCCACACGCGGACGTGATTTGGATATTACGGGCTTGAGTTATGGTTTGCTCAACGAAAATGGTCCGCAACAATGGCCATTTAAAACAGGCGAATCACAAGGCTTAGCCCGACTTTATGCCGATGGCGTTTTTCAAAAACCTAACGGTAAAGCGCAGTTTTTAAACGCCGTATACAAAGGCACAACAGATAAAACCGATGCGCGTCATCCGTTGCATTTACTCACTGGTCGATTGCGCGATCAGTGGCATGGCATGAGCCGTACAGGTACAACTGCGCAGTTATTTAATCACGTAGAAGAACCAGCCATCCAGATGAATGCGGATGACATGATGCGTCGCAGTATTAAAAATGGCGATATCGTCAAAGTACAAAACAAGCGCGGCAGCATGGTTTTGCCTGCGCAAGCTTCTACCGATGTGCAGCCTTCGCAGACCTTTATCGCCATGCATTGGGGCAGGCAATTTATGCACGGTTTGGGTGTTAATGCGTTAATGCCCCCAAATTTTGATAAAACATCAAAACAGCCTGAACTGAAACATACTGCCATTAAAATTGAGAAACTAGAGCTGCCGTGGCGCATGACAGTGATGCGCGCCGTAAGTGATTTGGGCATGCTGCAAGAAATTCGTGCCTTGCTACCGCATTTTGAGTACGCAAGTTGCGGCCTATTTAGTCGCGAATCAGCCAATGGTATCGGCATGCTGATATTACGTGCAGCGCACGCAGATACGCCAATATCTGATAACCCACAAATGGACTTAATCACCCAAATCGACACGATTTTAGGCATGACAGACGAGATGCCGCTGCTTAACTACAACGATGCTAAACGTGGCATTAGCAAACGTATTTTAGTGGAGAATGACCAAGTGACCGGTGTGCGTTTGATGGGCGAAACACTAGCAGCCGATTGGTTAAAAGATGTAATGTCGAGCGGCAGATTTACAGATGAATTACGTCGCTGGGCATTGGCACCTGTCGTTACGCCGCCAACTGGACAAAAAGGTCGTGGCAAAATCGTGTGTAACTGCTTAGACGTTTCGCAAAATGAAATTATCGACAATATTGAATTAGGTGCAGATTTACTTACACTACAAGCCAAGCTCAAATGCGGAACTGAGTGCGGATCTTGCGTGCCTGAATTGAAAAAACTAGTGCAAATGCACGGTAAATTTTAA